The Apium graveolens cultivar Ventura chromosome 10, ASM990537v1, whole genome shotgun sequence nucleotide sequence TTGTCTATTTCTTCATTCAGTACAGTAAGATTGTGATAGAGACGTTAagattttattaacaaaacttaccaaaaatccaattctttatatttcaaaacttaccaaaaataatCAATGTATCCCACCACTTTCTCATTTTTCCTTCATTTTTACACTACTTTTATTCCACTATCTCGCACACATTAGAAAACCCgtttatatattaaaaatcaatTGACTCCACCACTTCACCCACTTTTCTTTCTCATTCACTACTTTATACACATTTCTTAACCTACATGCCTAAATCAAATGTAAAGAATTGGCCGGGATGACGAGAGTATAATATTATACTACTAACAAACAACGACCTTATTCCACACTCAGTTCAGACTATAAACATCAGTAAAGAGTTGAAGCACCGGCCGAGTTCAATTCTACTAGAAACACCTCAAGGCATGAAAACaaactggaatctgtacatgaTATCCTAGCCAATAGCTTATATACATACTAGACAAATTATTCAAGACACAAATCAACATATGGTAGGAAGTCATAGTTTTATTAACAACCACTTCCGTCTTCCGCCTATAAAGGAACCTTTAACTTGATGGTGCACTTCAGTCGTCACGGAAAATAATTACAGGCTCCTACGAAATGCTTTAAGATAACAGGAGATAGTAAACTTATTTATCCTAAACCAGGCCTATCACCCAAATTTAGAATAAACGTCTTCAAGTGCGGAATACAAGGGTTCAGCAGCTTTTGGTCTGTCAACCGACCCGAGAAGAATGTCGGCTGTGGTGAGGTAAGGGTCACCATAGAAGTGTAGATTGGTGTCCAGCCTCGTTGCAACAATGTTCCCTTCCAGTGAGACACCCACAAATGCACCTAAAACACATACATATTAGCGCCATATGAGCGATGCAGTATTATGTTACTTACATGGATATTGGAAACACACGTGCATATAGCCACTTCAAAGTAAATAGGAACTAAAAACACAGAAGATATCTTTGTCAAAAAAATTTGCAAGTAAAAATTAAATGCGAGAAACTATTTACTTTCATGTAATACTGGGACCTAGTTTACTAACCAGTTGCTTCATGTGAATTCATTTAAAAGTGTATTTGTTAGCtttaagtctgtgtttatattattattttagtGACAAGGcattcttttaaaatgttgttttTGGGCTCTACAAGTTACTCTTCTGAAGTTCCAAGTCAGGTTTGATATCTTTTAAACAGATGACAAAACCACACTTGAGCTTCTGGCAAGACCACCTTACATGTGCAATATGTACAGAAAAGATCAGATGCCGGTTTTTCGGAAAAGATAACTAAAACTATAGACAATTAAAGACCACATCCAAACCAAAAAATCGTACATGAAGGCCACCGTTATCCTCTTAGATCAAGTAGTTTATCTGTCTAAagatatataattaaaaaattctcaatatgaatcttTCATCCAGTTTCTCCTCTATTAAGTTAGACATCAGACAGTGGACAGAACAAAAATACTGTTTTATTCCGTGTAACTCCTGCAAAGTAAATATTTTTGCATCAAGCAAACTCTCAAACTGTCTTTCCAAAATGATGTTAGAAAGAAATTATCATCCGAGTGGAACATAATGATCTACAAGACAAGTACCACATTATTTTTCTACAGGCGCAAAATCAGGATCCTTATGAAGATTAAAGAAATCAGAAAAATGAATAAAGACGTGATGTAACCAATTCAAACAAGAGACGGAGAAGTTGCCTAAAATAATTACCTTTGCTGCAACTATAAGTATAGCACATGCCAGAACCGTTTTCGCTAGTTCGTAAGTCCGCTTCCAGCACCCTCCCAACAGGTCCTGCTGCAGCACTACAGCCAGCTCCAAGAGAAAAATGCATGCGGCTACAAAATGTTTTAACTGCTTTGTAATTATGAAGCACAATTATGAAGTCCATGAGCTCACCTCCAACCTATAATTAGTAGTAAAAACATATCATCAATTCCTTCACAAAATAGAGATAGAATAGAACTCGATACCAAATAATTTAGTATTCTATATAAAAGAACGAGCATTTAAACTACAACAAAACCCTGAATCCTTGTGCGACTCCAAGCAGGGTATCAACTACCAACTTCTTTTGTTTACCTATAATCACGTAACAGATGATAATGATACACCAGGTATTTTAAAAATCACCTACTTGGAACACAAGCAACTTTTTATATCTGATCCATAAGGAAAATATAAGGCTAATGGCATACTTAGAACAGACATGTGATGCTTTAAAAATTGTCTCTCACAATAGTGTCATGTCATTcactattattattattttaagcATGAACATGAAGTTATTATCGTAATCAATACAATACATTCTACTATTTACAGAAATATCAAAGATTTTCCACATTTCCACCGTCTCAAATCAGTACAACAAAAACAAAACCTGTCGAAGAAACATGTAGATAAAAGTCACAATAAAGATTCAAGTACCAAAAAAATAGCTTTAGTAATATGTCTAAAATATCAGTATATTAGAGAGCATCAAGATGTACTATCAATCTATGAATCTAAAATTAATATGCTATCCCGGTAACAGCTATTATATTATCAAAGTCCTTTCAGCCAGAGAAAAGTTGTACCTGAGCACCCCATCCTAACCCAACAGAACCTATAGCAGATGGTGCAGACCAAGATCCATCTGATCGTCGAGCAACAACCAAGCCAGTCCCGAGTTTGTATGTAAGCAAAGCTCCTACTTTAGCAACAGTTAAAATTGCCAGACCTTTGGCTCCTCTTAGAACCGCCGATGGTATAGACTTCTCTGGGTTCAATCTTTGAACCTATTGAGCGCATATAACAACATGTTCAGAAAGGGGATCATTTTGACAAACTGAAAGTCATTAGTAACCCACAACGAAAAACAGACATCCAAAAGAGAAAAGAGTGGAGAAGAAAAGAGGAAAAAAGCCCTATCCAGATCAGTAGTTACGGACAGCTGTTAAACTGGAGCACTATTGAGCAAGTAAACATCAGAGTTTTCTTCTGGTGTGGGTATTTGGTAGGTTAATAGACTTTTACTCATAAACTGGGGTCAGACACCTCAATACTGCTTGGGTAGTCCAAGTTTGCAATCACAATAATAGACTTTACAAACAACAACAGCAGTATAAAACGACTAAAAATGAGCTCTAATCAAACATGAGTAGCACCTGGATGTAACTCCTTAATGTGCTTGAAGACTTGTATATTTCGTGCTCCATGGACAATCCCACCGGAAGGTTTAACCACCCTCTTGTACAAGTCCAGTCCACAACATCATGCTTAAAAACTTGCGCAGCATTACTAATCGTATTTATTAGTACAACTTGTAATGGATCTAGGTGATCATAGCACGTGTCACACACCCTCTGTGGATTTCTCTCCCTAAATTTAACAGGCATTAAACACCTACCTTTTGAACATGCCCTGCAAAAGATCCCTCCACAAAATCGACAATGATGTCGTCCTCGGGTAAGGGCTGTGAAGGGATTATTGCACTGCATACAAGATGTTGAAGAACTGTCAGGAAGCCACTCAGGAGGTTCGGCTTGTAGTACCTTTCGGTAAGCAATATAGTTGATTCCATTAGGCTCCAGGAGTGGTGGCGCGCTAGGTATGTAAACTGAAGACTGCAATAAGGTATCTCCATTCTTTTCAGACCGAAGAAATAAAACATCTGAACTGGAAAATTGCTGATCTTTATAGCCGCTCGAATCTTTATTACGACCAGTCACAATAGCAGCTATCCCACTCAATACATTTTTTAAATTCACCTCAGGAGCACTATGTTGCACACAATTATAATCTTGACTTAAGTCACATCCATCGTCAAGAAAATCCTCTGAACCACTAGGAAATTCGTAAGTAAAATCTTTTTTGAAGGATCTAGAGTCCGAGGTGCATGCATTTTGGCTGTCCGGTTCATCCCAGACAGGACCATTGTAGTCATTTGTTAAGTTAAAtttattgttttctttttctaaactGGATAGTGAAGAATACGAAATTCTTCTCTCTAATGTTGCCATAAATTAGACAGCATGCAGATGATAGATAAAATCAATAGGTCGCTCTGCATTTCAAAAAgaaacaaaaatcattttcagaaaatagacAAAGACAGAATCATCAGACATATGCTGTAAAAGAGCAATCATAGAAACTAGAAATATAACCAGGTATTTAATAGACGTAAGACTACTTCAGTTCATAAAAAGGTATTCTAGATTTAAGTCCAGCCGTAATGGATGTCCAGTTCCTATTCTGCTGACATCCTTCCACAAGATACTATCATAAAAATTTCGCACTCGTTCATTTTTCTTCACTATTCCCTATTTCATCCTTCCTTTCCATCTTTAATTTTCTTATCAATCACTCCGTTCCTACCTAATCTCAATTCTTCAAACAGAGGTGTGTAATTGTACTCAACTCAAGATCCATCCAATTCCTAAAGACCTAAACACATTAATCAATAATTCCTATGCCAACAAATAAGCCCTCCAAGTACTTTACATAATTTCTAGCTTCTTCTTCATAGAGCTTGATATTCATTAGTTATCCTGAAACAGGAAAAATCCTACTCCCCCCTCTGCAAACAATCTGGAtacataaaaatcaattaccaTAAACTATTAACTGAACACCAATCTACATACatccaacaacaacaacaaaaacaTAAAACAACATTTTCTCCGACAAttatataaaaacataaaaaatccAAACTTTACACGAAAACCTGCACAATAAATATAAACCCAGATAACAACCAACCTTTATGATTAAACCAATCATCTCATTCAAATACTGCCACTAAACAAGATCATATCATCTCACAATCACATAAAAACCCAATCTTTGCTCAATATAGCAAATGAAAAAGTGATCTTTAAGTCAAATTAGCAAACTTTACAGATAATACAATTCAATACATTCATAGAATCATAATCTCAGCCAAATTAAACACTTTGAGCAATTAGGGTTTTGAAGCTTTAATTCTCAAACAGGTtgtatatataacaattaacacGTGAATAACATTTATACAACAAGAAAAATAGTATTTACACACACATGTAATTTTATATCAATCAAATAACATGGGTGTTTTTGTTTTTTAACAAAGAATCTGACCTTGATTTTTTGGTTTCAATGGAGTTTTAAGCGTGGTTGAAACGTCTGTGAACACTACGAGAATACATATATACTTTCCGATATTATTTAATGTTTGTGTATATTATTTTTGTTTACGTAATTTTGGTAAGATAACttgataaaaattaaaaatgactACGTTACGTAGTGTTGCACGAAATGTATACTTACCAAGATTCTTTTTACTTGACCCTTAATTTTtgttaatttaattaatttaacttcttattaattatttagtttatatatttattttataataatgtCCTTTTTTGCTAATTCATAACGGACCGTGATAATCGAATGCACGCATAACTAATCTACGATGATCTTCGTAAACATGCGTTGATATATTGATAAATGTTATTATTATTATGCCGAGCATCATGACTTGAGGCCTTTTTTACATTCACGTTTCTTAGAAAGACTCGTTAAATGATCGAACCAGACAAGCGCAGGTAGCTGGACCCGCTTGTGATCAAACTTCTCATGACCTTGACATATGACAATATGTCAAGGGTATAAGAGTTTACCCATTAAACCAACATTTTATTGACTATTTTATAATAATGTCTTGATGATCTCGATAATTTTAAACACGACACGATTTACACGACATAAAAATTTAATGTTTGTATTTGTATCTTTAGTACATGACACGAAAGTACACAGTCGAGATTTAATGTCGGTTTGTGTGTTTTTCCTTTAGATACACAACACAACAcgacataaataaataaatattataattaaatatcaatatttataataatatatgtatatttataataaacatatacatatttattttaaaataatacttgattttataatattatatataaatgtggtctaaatatatatgttttatatATTTTGTAAAAGGTTTCACCAAAaattcttatatttttatttatttaaataaataattaaatttatattatttttcaattttacaCGAAAAATGACACGAAATGACACGAACACGACATTACGCGAATCCTAAACGAGTTAATTTTGGGTTTGACATCCAAGTAAACGAAATACCAAAATACACGACACGAAAATAAAAGAAACGAATAATTTGCCTAGTCTAATGATATATATGTTAAATTTATATTAGCTTTCGTAAAGTAATAATTAACTAGTGTAAATGCATGTGCGAGTCACGGGCCTTATATATACCGAAATAATTTATcgaataaatttatatatatatatatatataatttataactgaaaaatgttaaaaaaatattttttttattcatttaatattttTACAGTAATTTTGTAATATCGGATTTAGTT carries:
- the LOC141693097 gene encoding uncharacterized protein LOC141693097 translates to MATLERRISYSSLSSLEKENNKFNLTNDYNGPVWDEPDSQNACTSDSRSFKKDFTYEFPSGSEDFLDDGCDLSQDYNCVQHSAPEVNLKNVLSGIAAIVTGRNKDSSGYKDQQFSSSDVLFLRSEKNGDTLLQSSVYIPSAPPLLEPNGINYIAYRKVLQAEPPEWLPDSSSTSCMQCNNPFTALTRGRHHCRFCGGIFCRACSKGRCLMPVKFRERNPQRVCDTCYDHLDPLQVVLINTISNAAQVFKHDVVDWTCTRGWLNLPVGLSMEHEIYKSSSTLRSYIQVQRLNPEKSIPSAVLRGAKGLAILTVAKVGALLTYKLGTGLVVARRSDGSWSAPSAIGSVGLGWGAQVGGELMDFIIVLHNYKAVKTFCSRMHFSLGAGCSAAAGPVGRVLEADLRTSENGSGMCYTYSCSKGAFVGVSLEGNIVATRLDTNLHFYGDPYLTTADILLGSVDRPKAAEPLYSALEDVYSKFG